The DNA region TATTGTCTTATACGGCAATGAGGTCATCGATAGTGAGCGTTTAACCATTCCTCACTACGGCATGAAAGTCCGTGAGTTCGTCCTTTATCCACTATTTGAAATCGCCCCTCAATTACAACTCCCTGATGGAACAGAGCTCTTAGCGCTACTTCAACAAGTTAGTCGCAATGGGCTCACTATTTGGCAAGCTCAGCAATAAGATCATCCCCTTGCTCGCGCTTACCTAATAAAGGACATAATGATGAAAAAAGTTTCAATTAATACCTTAATGAAGTGGAAACAAGAAAGTCGAAAATTTGCCACCTCTACCGCTTACGATGCCAGCTTTTCTCAACTATTTGAACAGCAAGAAGTGCCGCTACTTTTGGTTGGCGACTCATTAGGCATGGTCTTACAGGGTCAAGAAAGTACGCTTCCTGTGACAATTGAAGATATTGCTTACCACACTCGCTGCGTTCGTGCAGGAAGCCCTAACACCCTATTGGTGGCTGACATGCCATTCATGAGCTACGCCACACCAGAGCAAGCTTGCCAAGAAGCCGCGACGCTAATGCGTGCGGGGGCCAATATGGTAAAAATCGAAGGTGGTAGTTGGTTAATTGAAACGGTCAAACAATTGACTGAACGCTCCGTCCCGGTTTGTGCCCACCTTGGTTTAACCCCACAATCCGTCAATATTTTTGGTGGTTTTCGTATTCAAGGGCGCGAACAAGCAAAAGCAGATCAAATGATAAAAGATGCAATTGCACTTCAAGATTCCGGCGCGCAACTTTTAGTGTTAGAATGCGTGCCAACCAGCCTTGCCAAGCGCATTACTCATGAGCTGACTATTCCAGTTATCGGTATTGGTGCAGGCAAAGAAACGGATGGGCAAATTCTTGTCATGCATGACATGTTTGGTATCTCAGCCAATTATATGCCTAAGTTTTCTAAAAACTTTTTAGCCGAAACGGGCAGTATGCAAAAAGCCATTCAACAATATGTTCAAGATGTTGAATCGGGCGTATTCCCAGGCTCAGAACACAGTTTTGAATAACATCTGAACGTTGACGTTAATAATAGATCAACCCAGATACCGTCGAAAAAGGAACAAATATGCAAACTTTTGCTGATATTGTCTCATTAAGAGACCAGCTAAAAAGTGCTCGTCGAGATGGTCGTCGTATCGCTTTTGTCCCAACGATGGGCAACTTACATGAAGGTCATCTCACCTTAGTGCGAAAAGCACGTGAGCATGCTGATCTCATCGTGGTGAGTATTTTTATCAACCCAATGCAATTTGAACGCGCTGATGACTTAAATAACTACCCAAGAACCTTAGAAGATGACTTAAGTAAATTAAATGGTGAAGCGGTAGATTTCGTTTTCACGCCAACCCCTGAAATTATGTACCCAGAGGGATTAGATAAACATACCTTTGTGGAAGTACCAGGATTATCACACATGCTTGAAGGCGCTTCTCGTCCTGGGCATTTTCGTGGTGTCAGCACCATAGTCACCAAGTTATTTAATATAGTACAACCTGATGTGGCTTGTTTTGGTGAAAAAGACTACCAACAATTAGCTGTGATCCAAAAAATGGTCACAGATCTTGCTATGGATATTGACGTCATAGGCGTACCTACCGTACGTGAATTAGACGGCTTAGCCATGAGTTCTCGCAACACTCGGCTAACATTGAGTGAGCGACAACGTGCCCCGGTACTAGCTCGAACCATGCGTTGGGTAGGCAGCCAATTACGTGGGGGTCGACAAGATTACACCTCGTTAATTGAAGATGCACAAGATCAATTACGAGCAGCAGATCTGGAACCGGATGATATTTTCATTCGCGACGCTAGCACATTACAACTTCCTAACGAAGATAGTACACACCTCATTGTATTAATGGCCGCGCACCTTGGGCAAGTTCGTTTAATTGATAACATCATGGTTGAATTGACCAACAATTCAAATGATGGTGAAGAAGAATAATACCAATGGTACTTACTAGCTAGTTAGAAACTACGTAAGGAAAAGTCCCGCTATGGCATCAACCATCGCGGGATTTTTTATTTAAGCTAAGTAATAATAGAGTCCATTAGCTACGCAGACCAATACCTTTCGATACTAAACGATAAGCAATGCCATACAACACCACAATAAACGCAAATAACACGCTAAATGAAGTGATAATACCGACATCCGACACCCCTAAAAAGCCATAACGAAACGCATTCACCATATAAACGATTGGGTTGATTTTAGATATCCCTTGCCAGAATTCCGGCAGCAAACTGATCGAATAAAAAACCCCTCCTAGGTACGTTAGAGGCGTCAATATAAAGGTTGGAATGATCGAAATATCATCAAAGGTATCGGCAAATACCGCGTTGATCAAACCACCAAGAGAGAAAACAACCGAGGTTAAAAAGACCGTTGAAATAATAATAAGCCAATGATGCAATTGTAAATCCACAAAGAACAAAGAAACCGCGGTAACCATCATGCCCACCATCAAACCTCGCGCCACGCCCCCCATTACATAACCACAAATAATAATATGGTGAGGCACTGGAGCCACTAATAATTCTTCAATGTTCTTTTGAAACTTGGCGCTGAAAAAAGACGAAGCCACATTAGAATAAGAGTTTGTGATAACCGACATCATAATCAAACCAGGGACGATATATTCCATGTAAGTGAAGCCGCTCATCTCACCAATACGAGAGCCAATTAAATTGCCAAAAATAATAAAATACAACGTCATGGTAATCGCAGGTGGAACAATGGTTTGAATCCATATACGCATAAAACGACGAATTTCTTTGGTGACCAAACTTTTAAAAGCGGTCCAATATAGCTCTGCCATTATAGGTTCCCTTCTTTTGACTGCTTACTCTCACCTTCACGAACGATGGTGACAAATAACTCTTCTAGTCTGTTGGCTTTATTACGCATCGAGAGCACTTGAATTCCTTGAGCCGTTAATTGTTCAAATACACGGTTTAACCCTTGCGTCTTATCAATTTCCACTTCTAACGTGTTATTTGAAAAGTGGACGATTTTGGCATCATGTAACTCTGGAGATGTACCACATTCCAACAAATCAAAGATAAAGGTTTCGACATGCAATTTATTTAACAAAGCTTTCATCGACGTATTCTCAATCACTTCACCGCGGTTAATGATGCCAATATTGCGACAAAGCATTTCAGCCTCTTCTAGATAGTGGGTCGTCAGAATAATTGTTACACCTTCTTGATTGATTTTTTTCAAGAAGGTCCACATCGAACGGCGAAGTTCAATATCAACGCCAGCTGTCGGTTCATCAAGAATGAGTAACTTAGGTTCATGCATTAACGCACGAGCAATCATCAAACGGCGCTTCATTCCACCAGAAAGATTCCGTGCCCTTTCATTACGCTTCCCCCATAAATCTAACTGAGTAAGGTATTTCTCCGCTCTTTGTTTGGCTAAATCCCCTGCCACGCCATAATAACCAGCTTGCTGCATCACAATTTGATGAACCGTTTCAAATGGGTTGAAGTTAAACTCTTGAGGCACTAAGCCTAACTGCTGCTTCGCTTTAACCAAATCAGAATCAATATCGTAACCGAATACGGTCACCTTACCGGAAGTTTTATTCACCAAAGAACTGATCACTCCAATAGTGGTCGATTTCCCAGCACCGTTAGGGCCAAGCAGAGCATAAAAATCCCCCTCTTCTACGCTTAAAGACACCCCTT from Vibrio casei includes:
- the panB gene encoding 3-methyl-2-oxobutanoate hydroxymethyltransferase is translated as MKKVSINTLMKWKQESRKFATSTAYDASFSQLFEQQEVPLLLVGDSLGMVLQGQESTLPVTIEDIAYHTRCVRAGSPNTLLVADMPFMSYATPEQACQEAATLMRAGANMVKIEGGSWLIETVKQLTERSVPVCAHLGLTPQSVNIFGGFRIQGREQAKADQMIKDAIALQDSGAQLLVLECVPTSLAKRITHELTIPVIGIGAGKETDGQILVMHDMFGISANYMPKFSKNFLAETGSMQKAIQQYVQDVESGVFPGSEHSFE
- the panC gene encoding pantoate--beta-alanine ligase, with the protein product MQTFADIVSLRDQLKSARRDGRRIAFVPTMGNLHEGHLTLVRKAREHADLIVVSIFINPMQFERADDLNNYPRTLEDDLSKLNGEAVDFVFTPTPEIMYPEGLDKHTFVEVPGLSHMLEGASRPGHFRGVSTIVTKLFNIVQPDVACFGEKDYQQLAVIQKMVTDLAMDIDVIGVPTVRELDGLAMSSRNTRLTLSERQRAPVLARTMRWVGSQLRGGRQDYTSLIEDAQDQLRAADLEPDDIFIRDASTLQLPNEDSTHLIVLMAAHLGQVRLIDNIMVELTNNSNDGEEE
- a CDS encoding ABC transporter permease, translated to MAELYWTAFKSLVTKEIRRFMRIWIQTIVPPAITMTLYFIIFGNLIGSRIGEMSGFTYMEYIVPGLIMMSVITNSYSNVASSFFSAKFQKNIEELLVAPVPHHIIICGYVMGGVARGLMVGMMVTAVSLFFVDLQLHHWLIIISTVFLTSVVFSLGGLINAVFADTFDDISIIPTFILTPLTYLGGVFYSISLLPEFWQGISKINPIVYMVNAFRYGFLGVSDVGIITSFSVLFAFIVVLYGIAYRLVSKGIGLRS
- a CDS encoding ABC transporter ATP-binding protein, which codes for MYALEIQDLRKTYSGGVEALKGVSLSVEEGDFYALLGPNGAGKSTTIGVISSLVNKTSGKVTVFGYDIDSDLVKAKQQLGLVPQEFNFNPFETVHQIVMQQAGYYGVAGDLAKQRAEKYLTQLDLWGKRNERARNLSGGMKRRLMIARALMHEPKLLILDEPTAGVDIELRRSMWTFLKKINQEGVTIILTTHYLEEAEMLCRNIGIINRGEVIENTSMKALLNKLHVETFIFDLLECGTSPELHDAKIVHFSNNTLEVEIDKTQGLNRVFEQLTAQGIQVLSMRNKANRLEELFVTIVREGESKQSKEGNL